The Candidatus Nanopelagicales bacterium genomic sequence GTCCCAGCGTCCGCTGTCGCTCAGGGCGAGAGCGCGCAGCGCGCTGACTATCCAGACCATGCTCCCCTGGGCTGGCAGTAACCACCGGGTACCAATCTCGGCTCCGTGGCGCAGGGGCGGGCGCCCGCGTAGGGTCTGACTGTGGCCAAATATTTCGACATCCACCCAGACAACCCGCAGCCGCGAATGATTCGGGAAGTGCTCGACCTCGTGCGTGCTGGCGGGCTGATCGCCTACCCGACAGACTCCTCCTACGCACTGGGGTGTCAGTTGGGCAACGCTGAGGGCCTCGCCCGGATGAAGGAACTGCGACACCTCGACGACAAGCACCACTTCACATTGGTGTGTCACGACTCCGCTCAACTGAGCCAGTTCGTCCGGGTGAGTAACACCGCATTCCGATTGATGAAGGCCTCGACACCGGGCAGTTACACCTTCATCCTGCCCGCGACGAAGGAGGTGCCACGGCGACTGATGCACCCGAAGAAGAAGACCGTGGGGGTACGAATCCCTGACAACGCCGTCGTGCAGGCTCTCGTGACCGAACTCGGCGAACCGCTGATGTCAACGACCTTGCTGCTGCCCGGAGATGCGCAGCCCATGTCGCAGGGCTGGGAGGTCAAGGAACGTCTCGACAAACAAGTGGACGCCGTGGTCGATGCCGGGGACTGCGGCGCCGAGCCGACCACCGTGATCGATCTGTCCGAGGGCATCCCGGAGATCCTGCGCCGTGGGTCCGGCG encodes the following:
- a CDS encoding threonylcarbamoyl-AMP synthase, with translation MAKYFDIHPDNPQPRMIREVLDLVRAGGLIAYPTDSSYALGCQLGNAEGLARMKELRHLDDKHHFTLVCHDSAQLSQFVRVSNTAFRLMKASTPGSYTFILPATKEVPRRLMHPKKKTVGVRIPDNAVVQALVTELGEPLMSTTLLLPGDAQPMSQGWEVKERLDKQVDAVVDAGDCGAEPTTVIDLSEGIPEILRRGSGDTSRFE